TGATCAATCGCAAGATGGTCGATGGGATCGCCTTGCTGCCCAAAGAAGAAATCCCCCAGCCGAAGGACGACGCCGGATAATCCGCAAGTCTGCGACTCGGGCGATGGATTTACGCCGGACATCCGGGCACGGACGTCCCTAAGCGTTCTATTTCGGAATCATACGGGTGAGCTGACGATCGATCGGGCTCGAGTTACATCGACTCTTTTACGATCTTCACCCCGGCGCTCGCACCGATTCTCGTTGCCCCGGCAGCGATCATTTGCTGTGCCTGCGCGTACGTGTGAATCCCGCCTGCGGCTTTCACGCCGATATCAGGTCCCACGACGTGGCGCATCAATGCCACGTCTTCGATGCTCGCTCCACCAGGGCCGAAACCCGTCGAGGTTTTGACAAAATCCGCCCCTGCATCCACTGCAGTCTGACAGGCAGTTTCCTTCTCTTCGTCCGTGAGCAACGCGGCTTCGATAATCACCTTGAGGATGGCTTCACCTTGGTGACAGGTATCTGCTACTTTGGCCATATCCTCCCGCACTACATCCATCTGGTCCGATTTTAACGCACCGATGTTCATCACCATATCTACTTCGCTCGCCCCGTCCCGCAGCACCCGCTGCGTCTCGAAGACCTTGACTTCCGTAAGCGTGGCGCCCAGTGGGAAACCTACGACCGAACACACCAGGCTGTCTGTCCCACCGAGCAGCTGCGCGCACAGTTTTACATAGTAGGGGTTCACGCATACTGTATAGAATTTGTATTCCACGGCCTCGTCACAAAGCTGGCGGATTTGGTCCTCGCTGGCATCCGCTTTGAGCAGCGTATGGTCGATGAGGCGGTTGATAGGCACCTGGGTTGATTCTTTATTCGTCACAACACTACCCTCCATTCGTTGGCAATGGGAAGAATGCGCTTCTGTTTTCGATTCTCAATGGTTATTCTATGCCGTACGACCCTTTCCAGGCAAGCATGCCGGTCCGGTTCGAACGGCTTGCGGCGCCTCTCCCGACAGCAAACGGGAGTTAATCAAAACAGATTGGGAGTCTGAAGGATGCGTTTTTGGTTTCGGCGCGGTTTTAAGTTATCATGCGGTTGACAAAATGAATCCAGGGGGATGCAATGAGATTGTTCTCTTTCAGCATGGCTTGGCTGGCCGGAATCGGCATCAGCCGGGCCGTATCGATTGATTCCACAGAGTGGTCAATACTTGCGGGGATTTCGCTGGCCGCGTTGCTTCTCTTCCGCCGCAATCCGCTTTCCCAAGTCATGTTTTCGCTCAGCTTGTTTTTCTCACTGGGAGGGTTGCGGTACGTAACGTCCCTCCCCAGGATCGATGCGAACCACGTCGCCAGCCACAACGATCGCGGATTGCCTGTCACGATCGAAGGCATCATCGTCGCCTCACCCGACCTGCGCGATACGTACACGGGTTTGAAAATCGAAGCCCAAAGAATCCAAACCTTGGACGGCGAACAGACCCGGGTGATATCGGGCAGACTCCTGGCGTACGTGTCTCCGTTCGAGGAATACAGCTACGGGGACAGCGTTCGCCTGACCGGATTCGTCGAGACACCTCCCGTCTTCGAAACGTTTTCCTATCGAGAATACCTCGCCCGGCAGGGAATTCACAGCCTGATGCAAGATCCCGTGATCGCCATATTGGAAAAGAGAGTGGGTCATCCCCTGCTTCAAAGCGTATACGATTTCCGCGGGCGCGCATTGGAAATCGTGCAGAAGATCTTTCCCGATCCGGAAGCGTCCCTGCTCGCCGGAATACTGCTGGGCATCGAAAGCGGCATCTCACCCGAAGTACGTACGGCGTTCGACAAGACCGGCACGACGCACATCATCGCCATATCCGGATTCAACATCACCATCATCAGCGCCCTCTTCATTTCACTGTTCGGACGCTGGCTGGGCGTTCGTCGGGGCGCCGTCGCAGCCGGGTTGGCGATTTGCTTGTATACCATCTTCGTCGGCGCAGACGCAGCCGTGGTGCGTGCGGCCATCATGGGCGGCTTCGTCCTGTTGGCGAACCGCATCGGCCGGCAGACGCACGGCATGGCCTCCCTGGGAGGCGCAGCGATCTTGATGAGCATCATCAACCCGAGCGTGCTCTGGGACGTGGGATTTCAACTGTCTTTTGCGGCCACGTTGGGCCTCATCCTTTACGCCGAACCCCTTCAGAATTGGTTCGTACGCACAGCCAGCAGATGGGTGGAGGAAAGCCTCGCAGAACGCCTCGCCGGACCCATCGGTGAATACATTCTCTTCACCCTGGCTGCACAGCTCACCACGCTGCCCCTGATCGCATACTATTTCCGCCGCATCTCGCTCGCCTCGTTCCTCACCAATCCCGTGATCTTGCCGGTCCAACCCGCGGTGATGATCCTGGCGGGATTGGCCACCCTGGCGGGCTGCTTGTGGCTTCCGTTGGGGAACGTCCTCGCCTGGGGCGCGTGGCCTTTCGCGGCGTTTACCATTCGAACGGTCGACTATTTCTCCCGTTGGAACGCAGCCAGCTTTTCCCTGGGCCCCGTTTCGTTCTTCGTCGTCGCAGGATTCTATCTGGTTCTCTTCACCCTCACCGCGAACCTTCGAATTCCGGCGGAACGCCATCCCCGCCTGGCGTGCGTGCGCACGCGTTTGGAATCGCTGCGACTATCGAAAACTGCGACGCTGGCTGCGCTGGCCGTGCTGGCCGGGTTCACCTGGCGCGGCGTCGTCGACCGATCCGACGGACGTTTGCACCTCACCATGCTCGACACGGCTGGCGGCGACGCCATACTGATCCAGACCCCCACAGGGAGGCACGTCCTCGTCGACGGCGGCAGCAGTACGATGCGTCTGTCCACCGCGCTGGGTCGACGGCTTCCACCGCTCGCTGCCCACCTGGATTGGCTCGTGGTCGGCGGGACAAACGAAGAACAGATCGCAGGATTGGCGAGCGCCGTCGAACGTTTCTCGATCGGCGGGGTTCTCATTTCAGGGGATCCGAGCGGCCCGGCCTACAGCAAGTTGATCGACTCCCTCATGGAAATGGGCAGCGAAATCTGTTATGCAGCCCGCGGACAGATTCTCGATCTTGGATCGGGAGCACATCTCGAGGTCGTCGAGGTTGGCCGGCGCGGCGCGATCCTTCGGGTTACTTACGGGCAAGCGAGCTTCCTGCTCACACCTGGGGCGGACCCCGCGTTGGTCGAAGCGTTGCAGCAAAATCGCAGTTTTACAACCGCTACGGCGCTGATGCTCGCAGACAGCGGATACGGCGCGGTAAACCCGCCCAGTCTGATCGCCCGCCTGCAGCCCCGACTGGCTCTGGTTTCCGTGACGGCCGGGAACGATCGCAACCTGCCCGACTGGCGCGTGCTTGAAGCACTGGAGGGAACGACGCTTCTGCGTACCGACCAACATGGCTGGATTCACTGCTTCAGCGATGGAGAAAAACTTTGGGTCGAGGTCGAGCGAACGCCAAACTGATCCAGATTGAGATGGACGCTTCAACGCTGTGAGATGGTTTTGCGCCCTTCGCTCCGTATGCTACAATTTCGGCAACTTCGTACCGCAGGCGGTGCATGATGCAGTTGACGAAACGTCTTCCCATCCTTCTGATCGTCTGCCTGGCGGCATGCAACGCGCCAATCCAAAAGAAAACGGCGGCCCCGACGGCCACACCCGAGCCTACGGAAGCTCCAACGGAATTGCCGATCGACACCACCACGCCCTCCCCCGAGCCGGTCGAGACGGCCAATCCCTTCGGTGGACTCGGGCAGATCATGTTTCTCGTATCGCAGGGTGGCCAATCCGACATGTATGTCGTCAACACGGATGGAACGCAGCTCACACGTTGGCAGCCCCCCATCGACGGCGTATCGGAATTCGACTGGTCGCCCGACGGCACCCGGCTCGCGGTTGTCAGCAACGCCGACGGCGATGATGAAATCTACGTCATGAATGCCGACGGTACGGATCTCAAGCAGTTGACCAACAACGACGCAGCCGACCGAGACCCGGATTGGTCGCCGGACGGAAACAAGATCGCATTTTACTCGATGCGGGACGTGATTCCGGGTTACGAAGGCCCGCCTCCGGAAATCTACGTGATGAACGCCGACGGCTCCCAGCAAACCCGAATAACCAACAACGAAACCAGCGACACCTGCCCCAATTGGACCCCAAGCGGCTCGCACATCGCTTTTACTTCCTTCCATTTCTCGTATGTGTCGAGCAGGATCAACATCATGCGCGCGGACGGGAGCGAAGAAACCTTACTGGTCGATACAGACGGAGACGAAGGCTGCCCGCGTTGGTCTCCCGACGGAACGCGGCTCATCTTCGAATCACGCTATCGCGACGCCAGTTTCATCATCCTCACGGACGCCTATGGTATGAACGAAACACCCCTGACGGACGGCAGCGCCAACGATCGTGATCCGAACTGGTCACCGGACGGACAGTGGATCGTCTTTGCTTCGGACCGCAACGACGGCGATGATCTCTACATCCTCTCTGCTATCGGAACGGACCTCGTGAATCTGACGCTGAATCCGTCTGTGCACGAACGAGCGCCGGTTTGGGTGCTTCCGGGAACCATTCTACTGGCGGAATAACCCGGCTCCGGCCTAGAAACGGTTATCAAAACGAAGCCGCTCCCCACGATGAAGCCCTCGGGGAGCGGCTGTTTCATTCAGTCGGAAAACACAACATCAAGGCAGCTTCACCACCAGATTGTCGAACGCCACGGAAAAGCCGCCTTCGGTGTACGTCCCGGCGATCAACCCGATATCGCCGTCCGTGAACGTGTAATCCGTGACTTGCGCGACGACGATGTCGTTGATCGCAAGCGTCAGTTCGCTGCTGATACATGCGGCCGTAATCGTGTAGGAACTATTTTTAGGAATTTCACGTGTGTAATCCCATTCCCACAACCATTCGATGCCGTAATCTTCCGCTTTCCAGATGGAAAACCAGCCATCGCCGGTCATCGTCATGGCGTAAAAATTGCCGTCATCTTCGGCGCGGCAGATCACGCCGAAATCCGCGCCCTCCACCGGCGTGACGATGCGTGAATCGACGCTGAGAATCAAATCGCCGTAACTCTTTCCCGGATTTCCCCAGAAGTAATACCCCTCCCAATTGATTTGAAAGACATACTCGCCGTTTTGGTAGCCAACGAAAGCGGCTTCATTGCGCTCGTGCCGCCAGCCCGCAGACCTACTCGAAAAATCTTCCTGATAGACGAGTGTCTTCCCCTGTGGCATCGTAATGTTCGGTTTGGGCTGCTCGACGATGTTGTATTCGCCGCGCTGTGCGGCCTCGATCAAGGGCATGGCCAGATCGATCGGGCGCAACGCATTGATGAAACCGCCCGTCGGAACGCAGCTGTCCCGTCCATCGACAACCCCGTCGCGGTTGGTGTCGACGATCACGCGGCAATCCACGAACTGATCCTCTCCACCGTAGCCAAGTTGTGTGGGAATGGCGACCAGATATCCTGCCGAATCGACCACCAAACCTCCACTGTTCCCGCCCGCGATCGTCGCCGAAGTCTTGATGAAGGCGCGATCGCCGTACGTCTCCTCGGAGGTAAAACCGCTCACTTCGCCACGCGTGAGCGTAATCGTCTGCCCGCCGATTCCCGGATAACCGAGAATGATCAACGAGTCCCCCAATTGAATCTGGCCGGCATCTCCCAGAGGCACCGCCGGTAAGTTGAGCTCGGACGGAACGATCTCATGCTTGTCGATATTCGTGGTGATGCGGATCACAGCGACGTCGAGTTGATAGTCGGCTTGAAGTACCTCGGCGTAGTAAGCATCGGTAGGCGGTTGATCCGGCTCGCCGGTCATCGAAATCTTGAGTGCGTCGACGGGAAAAAACTTGTCTGGCAGCACGACGTGAGCGTTGGTCAAAATCAAACCGTCAGAGGAGATGATCGAACCGGATCCGCTCCACCCCGGTGTAAGGCTCCCGTTTTCCATGTACATTGCCGTGATTTTGACAACCGAGGAAAATGGAATTTCGGAGGCCGGCTTGGGCGTCGGAGCCTGCGTTGCGATCGCCTCCACGTCGTCTGCCAATTCTTCCGCTGCACCATCGATCACCAGGCTTGTGGCCGCAGAAACCTGCTTCGATCCCGCCTTGACGTTGAAGCTGCCGTTGAATTCTACAGCCTCGCCGGCCTGCATGCGGAAGCGGAACTCGCGCACTTCCTGGGGAACGAGAATGAAATCGATCACGAAGCCGGTCATTGAGCCTTCATTCACCTGATCGAGCGACCCGGGAAAGACATCGAGCACCGTGGCAGCCTCGAGAAGATTCTGCGGCAGCAGGATCTCATCCACGGTCAGGTTTCCACTGCCGAGATTTTCCACGTCGACAAACACATCGAACGTATCTCCGACCGTTACCTCGGAAGGCGCACGCACCTCGACCTGCATATCGCTCGAAGAGCCGGAAAGAAAGCCCAGGCCGCCTTCGAAGATCCCCAAACTCGAGATCGCGAACACCGCGACGGCGATCAGCATGCCTACATTTGCAATCGCTAAAATGATGATGATGGTTTTCGTTTTCCTTTTCATCCGACACCTCTTCCGTACCGAGGAAGATGCGGAATGTTCGCCCTCCAGCTCAACAAACCACATCTCGCCAGCTGTTCAAGCTGAATAGTATAAGATTTCGCAATCGCAGACAACATCCAATTCATCCCATATGCATCATCCCGCTGATGGATTGGTGCTCAAGGACATCCACTAGAAAAATCATGCTTTACCGTTCTCTTTTTTCCCGATTTTGAATACACTTAGGTTTGCCAGAGATCAACG
The window above is part of the Anaerolineales bacterium genome. Proteins encoded here:
- the deoC gene encoding deoxyribose-phosphate aldolase; translation: MTNKESTQVPINRLIDHTLLKADASEDQIRQLCDEAVEYKFYTVCVNPYYVKLCAQLLGGTDSLVCSVVGFPLGATLTEVKVFETQRVLRDGASEVDMVMNIGALKSDQMDVVREDMAKVADTCHQGEAILKVIIEAALLTDEEKETACQTAVDAGADFVKTSTGFGPGGASIEDVALMRHVVGPDIGVKAAGGIHTYAQAQQMIAAGATRIGASAGVKIVKESM
- a CDS encoding ComEC/Rec2 family competence protein, producing the protein MRLFSFSMAWLAGIGISRAVSIDSTEWSILAGISLAALLLFRRNPLSQVMFSLSLFFSLGGLRYVTSLPRIDANHVASHNDRGLPVTIEGIIVASPDLRDTYTGLKIEAQRIQTLDGEQTRVISGRLLAYVSPFEEYSYGDSVRLTGFVETPPVFETFSYREYLARQGIHSLMQDPVIAILEKRVGHPLLQSVYDFRGRALEIVQKIFPDPEASLLAGILLGIESGISPEVRTAFDKTGTTHIIAISGFNITIISALFISLFGRWLGVRRGAVAAGLAICLYTIFVGADAAVVRAAIMGGFVLLANRIGRQTHGMASLGGAAILMSIINPSVLWDVGFQLSFAATLGLILYAEPLQNWFVRTASRWVEESLAERLAGPIGEYILFTLAAQLTTLPLIAYYFRRISLASFLTNPVILPVQPAVMILAGLATLAGCLWLPLGNVLAWGAWPFAAFTIRTVDYFSRWNAASFSLGPVSFFVVAGFYLVLFTLTANLRIPAERHPRLACVRTRLESLRLSKTATLAALAVLAGFTWRGVVDRSDGRLHLTMLDTAGGDAILIQTPTGRHVLVDGGSSTMRLSTALGRRLPPLAAHLDWLVVGGTNEEQIAGLASAVERFSIGGVLISGDPSGPAYSKLIDSLMEMGSEICYAARGQILDLGSGAHLEVVEVGRRGAILRVTYGQASFLLTPGADPALVEALQQNRSFTTATALMLADSGYGAVNPPSLIARLQPRLALVSVTAGNDRNLPDWRVLEALEGTTLLRTDQHGWIHCFSDGEKLWVEVERTPN
- a CDS encoding serine protease; translation: MKRKTKTIIIILAIANVGMLIAVAVFAISSLGIFEGGLGFLSGSSSDMQVEVRAPSEVTVGDTFDVFVDVENLGSGNLTVDEILLPQNLLEAATVLDVFPGSLDQVNEGSMTGFVIDFILVPQEVREFRFRMQAGEAVEFNGSFNVKAGSKQVSAATSLVIDGAAEELADDVEAIATQAPTPKPASEIPFSSVVKITAMYMENGSLTPGWSGSGSIISSDGLILTNAHVVLPDKFFPVDALKISMTGEPDQPPTDAYYAEVLQADYQLDVAVIRITTNIDKHEIVPSELNLPAVPLGDAGQIQLGDSLIILGYPGIGGQTITLTRGEVSGFTSEETYGDRAFIKTSATIAGGNSGGLVVDSAGYLVAIPTQLGYGGEDQFVDCRVIVDTNRDGVVDGRDSCVPTGGFINALRPIDLAMPLIEAAQRGEYNIVEQPKPNITMPQGKTLVYQEDFSSRSAGWRHERNEAAFVGYQNGEYVFQINWEGYYFWGNPGKSYGDLILSVDSRIVTPVEGADFGVICRAEDDGNFYAMTMTGDGWFSIWKAEDYGIEWLWEWDYTREIPKNSSYTITAACISSELTLAINDIVVAQVTDYTFTDGDIGLIAGTYTEGGFSVAFDNLVVKLP